A single genomic interval of Cupriavidus sp. MP-37 harbors:
- a CDS encoding methylglyoxal synthase: MIRPPMPRIALIAHDHKKDDIVAFAARHRAFLSQCELLATGTTGGRLIDEVGLDVTRMLSGPWGGDLQIGAQLAEGRVSAVVFLRDPMTPQPHEPDINALVRACDVHNVPCATNVASAELLLAGLARENGAAQAG; encoded by the coding sequence ATGATCCGGCCCCCTATGCCCCGTATCGCGCTGATCGCCCATGACCACAAGAAGGACGACATCGTCGCCTTCGCCGCGCGCCATCGCGCCTTTCTGTCGCAGTGCGAACTGCTTGCCACCGGCACCACCGGCGGGCGCCTGATCGATGAAGTCGGGCTCGACGTCACGCGCATGCTGTCGGGCCCGTGGGGCGGCGACCTGCAGATCGGCGCGCAGCTGGCCGAAGGCCGCGTCAGCGCGGTGGTGTTCCTGCGCGACCCGATGACGCCGCAGCCGCACGAACCCGATATCAACGCGCTGGTGCGCGCCTGCGACGTGCACAACGTGCCGTGCGCGACCAACGTCGCCAGCGCCGAGCTGCTGCTGGCGGGGCTTGCGCGCGAGAACGGCGCGGCGCAGGCCGGCTGA
- a CDS encoding SDR family oxidoreductase: MDLGLRGKHALVCGASKGLGFACADALAAEGVDVVIVARGAEALEKAAADLRARHGRRVIAVATDITTPEGRKAALDAAAKLGDLDILVNNAGGPPPGNFRDWERSDWLAALDANMLTPIELIKATVDGMIARKWGRIINITSGAVKAPIDVLGLSNGARSGLTGFVAGVAREVAQHGVTINNLLPGPFNTDRLFKTMEGGAKKAGLSVEEVAQRRAAANPSRRFGEPAEFGATCAFLCSRHAGYITGQNILLDGGAFPGTF, from the coding sequence ATGGATCTGGGACTGCGCGGCAAGCATGCGCTGGTATGCGGCGCCAGCAAGGGCCTGGGCTTCGCCTGCGCCGATGCGCTGGCGGCCGAGGGCGTCGACGTGGTGATCGTGGCGCGCGGCGCCGAGGCGCTGGAAAAGGCCGCGGCCGACCTGCGCGCGCGCCATGGCCGCCGCGTGATCGCGGTGGCGACCGACATCACCACGCCCGAGGGCCGCAAGGCGGCGCTCGACGCCGCCGCCAAGCTGGGCGATCTCGACATCCTGGTCAACAACGCCGGCGGCCCGCCGCCGGGCAACTTCCGCGACTGGGAGCGCAGCGACTGGCTGGCCGCGCTCGACGCCAACATGCTGACCCCGATCGAGCTGATCAAGGCCACCGTCGACGGCATGATCGCGCGCAAGTGGGGCCGCATCATCAATATCACCAGCGGCGCGGTCAAGGCGCCGATCGACGTGCTGGGCCTGTCCAACGGCGCGCGCTCCGGCCTGACCGGTTTTGTCGCAGGCGTGGCGCGCGAAGTGGCGCAGCATGGCGTGACCATCAACAACCTGCTGCCGGGGCCGTTCAACACCGACCGCCTGTTCAAGACCATGGAGGGTGGCGCCAAGAAGGCCGGCCTGAGCGTCGAGGAAGTGGCGCAGCGCCGCGCCGCGGCCAACCCGTCGCGCCGCTTCGGCGAACCGGCGGAGTTTGGCGCCACCTGCGCCTTCCTGTGCAGCCGCCATGCCGGCTACATCACCGGCCAGAACATCCTGCTCGACGGCGGCGCCTTCCCGGGCACGTTCTGA
- a CDS encoding DMT family transporter, which translates to MPSPQRSGLVIAAVGAVLFSAKAIVAKLMYRYNVDAVMVITLRMLFAVPLFMAIGWWQSRRLAPLSWADRGRVVFLGFIGYYLSSFLDFIGLQYITAGLERLILFLTPSFVLLATALVFRRPIGTRQWLSLLLAYAGIVLVFAHDLDVSGSQVWLGGALVLGSAITYGIYLILSGELVRRIGSLRLVAYAMCVSTACCVIQYLVLGRPLAELAQPAPVLWLSLVNAVFCTVLPVSLTMVAVSRIGAPMASQAGMIGPVSTLFLAFWLLGEPVSGVQLAGSALVMGGMYLLSARKT; encoded by the coding sequence CTGCCGTCGCCGCAGCGCTCGGGGCTTGTCATCGCCGCCGTGGGCGCGGTGCTGTTCTCGGCCAAGGCGATCGTCGCCAAGCTGATGTACCGCTACAACGTCGATGCCGTGATGGTGATCACGCTGCGCATGCTGTTCGCGGTGCCGCTGTTCATGGCGATCGGCTGGTGGCAGTCGCGCCGGCTGGCGCCGCTGTCGTGGGCCGACCGGGGCCGGGTGGTGTTTCTCGGCTTTATCGGCTACTACCTGTCCAGCTTTCTGGACTTTATCGGCCTGCAGTACATCACCGCCGGGCTGGAGCGGCTGATCCTGTTCCTGACGCCATCGTTCGTGCTGCTGGCCACCGCGCTGGTGTTCCGCCGGCCGATCGGCACGCGCCAGTGGCTGTCGCTGCTGCTGGCCTATGCCGGCATCGTGCTGGTGTTCGCGCATGACCTCGATGTCAGCGGCAGCCAGGTGTGGCTGGGCGGCGCGCTGGTGCTGGGCAGCGCCATCACCTATGGTATCTACCTGATCCTGAGCGGCGAGCTGGTGCGGCGCATCGGCTCGCTGCGGCTGGTGGCGTATGCCATGTGCGTGTCGACCGCCTGCTGCGTGATCCAGTACCTGGTGCTGGGCCGGCCGCTGGCGGAACTGGCGCAGCCGGCGCCGGTGCTGTGGCTGTCGCTGGTCAACGCGGTGTTCTGCACCGTGCTGCCGGTGTCGCTGACCATGGTCGCGGTGTCGCGCATCGGTGCGCCGATGGCGTCGCAGGCCGGCATGATCGGGCCGGTGTCGACGCTGTTCCTGGCCTTCTGGCTGCTCGGCGAGCCTGTCAGCGGCGTGCAGCTGGCCGGCAGCGCGCTGGTGATGGGCGGCATGTACTTGCTGTCGGCAAGGAAAACCTGA
- a CDS encoding MarR family winged helix-turn-helix transcriptional regulator — MPQPADTPSGKPAADYDFTEQVGHLLRRAYQRHVAIFQQTIPDSQLTAAQFVVLCAVRDRQPCSMNEVVRATAIDQATVRGIIDRLKSRKLIAVSHDPNDRRKVVVTVTPAGLTLIDETVPFAKQISEQTFGSLNPAERVAVTYLLRKMSEIDEGNGA, encoded by the coding sequence GTGCCCCAGCCCGCCGACACGCCTTCCGGCAAGCCCGCCGCCGACTACGACTTCACCGAGCAGGTGGGCCACCTGCTGCGGCGCGCCTACCAGCGCCATGTGGCGATCTTCCAGCAGACCATCCCGGATTCGCAGCTGACCGCGGCGCAGTTCGTGGTGCTGTGCGCGGTGCGCGACCGGCAGCCTTGCTCGATGAACGAAGTGGTGCGCGCCACCGCGATCGACCAGGCCACGGTGCGCGGCATCATCGACCGGCTCAAGTCGCGCAAGCTGATCGCGGTCTCGCATGATCCCAACGACCGGCGCAAGGTGGTGGTGACGGTCACGCCCGCCGGGCTGACCCTGATCGACGAGACCGTGCCGTTCGCGAAGCAGATCTCGGAGCAGACCTTCGGCAGTCTCAATCCGGCCGAGCGCGTGGCGGTGACTTACCTGCTGCGCAAGATGAGCGAGATCGATGAAGGGAATGGCGCCTAG
- a CDS encoding molybdopterin cofactor-binding domain-containing protein, with translation MTSTQLQPPAQADAATPRALRLALLQATGVLLVTRAPQAAARPAPGQPGAASDYVPALPDLFIAVRDSGEVLAFNGHVDLGTGIRTALAQIVAEELDVPLARVRMVLGHTEATPNQGPTIASASIQISALPLRRAAAQARAWLQARAALQLGVDAAVLEAEDGVFRVRGAQASIAYAALVAGGHVELPLADDVPAKPVEAYRIVGRAAPRVDIPDKARGALTFVHDVRVPGMLHGRVVRPPYAGRDSGACVGNSLLEVDRDSVRDVPGLVGVVVQGDFVGVVAEREEYAIQAARRLRVRWKPVPPLPALDDPEPALRANPATRRELLSEGELPAAGAGTVLQRRYVWPYQMHGSIGPSCAVADWHEEGLTVWSGTQNPHMLRIDLSRLCGLGEDRIEIVRMEAAGCYGRNCADDVCADAALLSRAVGRPVRVQLSREQEHLWEPKGAAQLMDVSATLGADGALLGYDFTSRYPSNDAPTLALVLTGAVSNAPRMLEMGDRTAVPPYAYAARRIGCDDTPAIVRASWLRGVSALPNGFAHECVIDELAAAAGADPVDFRLRHLPDERAAELLRAVADAAGWQRGAAGSRGVPDADGRLRGRGVAYARYIHSRFPGFGAAWAAWVVDLSVDAATGRIAIDKVVVGQDTGMVVNPDGVRHQVHGNVVQTLSRVLKEQVRFNADGVASREWGSYPLLTFPEIPPIDVVLMPRQSEPPLGAGESASLPGAPAIANALFDALGVRLRRPPFVPETVLAAMVSGKG, from the coding sequence ATGACGTCAACCCAGCTGCAACCCCCGGCGCAAGCCGACGCCGCCACGCCGCGCGCGCTGCGGCTGGCGCTGCTGCAGGCCACCGGCGTGCTGCTGGTGACGCGCGCGCCGCAGGCGGCCGCGCGCCCGGCGCCGGGCCAGCCAGGCGCGGCGTCGGACTATGTGCCGGCGCTGCCGGACCTGTTTATCGCCGTGCGCGACAGTGGCGAGGTGCTGGCCTTCAACGGTCACGTCGACCTGGGCACCGGCATCCGCACGGCACTGGCGCAGATCGTCGCCGAAGAACTCGATGTGCCGCTCGCGCGCGTGCGCATGGTGCTGGGCCATACCGAAGCCACGCCCAACCAGGGCCCGACCATCGCCAGCGCCTCGATCCAGATCTCGGCCTTGCCATTGCGCCGCGCCGCGGCGCAGGCGCGGGCCTGGCTGCAGGCGCGCGCGGCGCTACAGCTGGGCGTGGACGCCGCCGTGCTGGAGGCGGAAGACGGCGTCTTCCGCGTGCGCGGCGCGCAGGCCAGCATCGCTTATGCCGCGCTGGTTGCCGGCGGGCACGTGGAACTGCCGCTGGCCGACGACGTGCCGGCCAAGCCGGTCGAGGCCTACCGCATCGTCGGCCGCGCGGCGCCGCGCGTCGATATCCCCGACAAGGCACGCGGGGCGCTGACCTTTGTCCACGACGTGCGCGTGCCCGGCATGCTGCATGGCCGGGTGGTGCGCCCGCCGTATGCCGGACGCGACAGCGGTGCCTGCGTCGGCAACAGCCTGCTGGAGGTCGACCGGGACTCGGTGCGCGATGTGCCCGGCCTGGTCGGCGTGGTGGTGCAGGGCGACTTTGTCGGCGTGGTGGCCGAGCGCGAGGAATATGCGATCCAGGCCGCGCGCCGGCTGCGCGTGCGCTGGAAACCGGTGCCGCCGTTGCCGGCGCTGGACGACCCGGAGCCGGCGCTGCGCGCCAACCCGGCCACGCGGCGCGAGTTGCTGAGCGAGGGCGAGCTGCCCGCCGCCGGCGCCGGCACGGTATTGCAGCGTCGCTACGTGTGGCCGTACCAGATGCACGGCTCGATCGGCCCGTCCTGCGCCGTGGCCGACTGGCACGAAGAGGGCCTGACGGTATGGTCGGGCACGCAGAACCCGCACATGCTGCGCATCGACCTGTCCCGGCTGTGCGGGCTGGGCGAGGACCGTATCGAGATCGTGCGCATGGAGGCCGCCGGCTGCTACGGGCGCAATTGCGCCGACGATGTCTGCGCCGACGCGGCGCTGCTGTCGCGCGCGGTGGGGCGGCCGGTGCGCGTGCAGTTGTCGCGCGAACAGGAACACCTGTGGGAGCCCAAGGGCGCGGCCCAGCTGATGGATGTCAGCGCCACGCTCGGCGCCGACGGTGCGCTGCTGGGCTACGACTTCACCAGCCGCTATCCGTCCAACGACGCGCCGACGCTGGCGCTGGTGCTGACCGGTGCCGTGTCCAATGCCCCGCGCATGCTGGAGATGGGCGACCGCACCGCGGTGCCGCCCTACGCCTATGCCGCGCGCCGCATCGGCTGCGACGACACGCCGGCGATCGTGCGCGCGTCGTGGCTGCGCGGCGTGTCGGCGCTGCCCAATGGGTTCGCGCACGAGTGCGTGATCGACGAGCTGGCGGCCGCGGCAGGCGCCGACCCCGTGGATTTCCGCCTGCGGCACCTGCCTGACGAACGCGCCGCGGAATTGCTGCGGGCCGTCGCCGACGCGGCCGGCTGGCAGCGCGGCGCGGCCGGATCGCGCGGCGTGCCCGATGCCGACGGGCGGCTGCGCGGACGGGGCGTGGCCTACGCGCGCTATATCCACAGCCGCTTTCCCGGATTCGGTGCGGCCTGGGCCGCCTGGGTAGTGGACCTGTCCGTAGACGCGGCCACGGGCCGCATCGCCATCGACAAGGTGGTGGTGGGGCAGGACACCGGCATGGTCGTCAATCCCGACGGCGTGCGCCACCAGGTCCACGGCAACGTGGTGCAGACGCTCAGCCGCGTGCTGAAGGAACAGGTCCGCTTCAATGCCGACGGTGTCGCCAGCCGCGAATGGGGCAGCTATCCGCTTTTGACCTTCCCGGAAATCCCGCCGATCGACGTGGTGCTGATGCCGCGCCAGTCAGAGCCGCCGCTGGGCGCGGGCGAATCGGCCTCGCTGCCGGGCGCGCCGGCGATCGCCAATGCGCTGTTCGATGCGCTGGGGGTGCGCCTGCGCCGGCCGCCGTTCGTGCCGGAGACGGTGCTGGCGGCGATGGTGTCAGGGAAAGGCTGA
- a CDS encoding TetR/AcrR family transcriptional regulator, with translation MTTKTAAAPATRRAAAGTRARQAQDSRERILKAAIKVFAQRGYDGGRIERISSLAKTYDRMIYYYFGSKEKLFVEVLETIYLQLNQAEQQLEHELDAADPVRALSQLIDFVWQYYLDHPEFVAILTSENMSQGKHAKKSVRLREISSYALSVLDGILARGKAAGLFRADAGARDVYMVIASLGYFYNSNHHTLSAFLGEPMMSPPALAHWRDVIQQTVLRAVAMPGAVAQAQLPPATAPRKAARGKRAAAG, from the coding sequence ATGACCACCAAGACTGCGGCCGCGCCCGCCACCCGTCGGGCGGCTGCCGGCACCCGGGCCAGGCAAGCACAGGACAGCCGCGAGCGCATCCTCAAGGCAGCCATCAAGGTCTTCGCCCAGCGCGGCTACGACGGCGGCCGCATCGAACGGATCTCGTCGCTGGCCAAGACCTACGACCGGATGATCTACTACTACTTCGGCAGCAAGGAAAAGCTGTTCGTCGAAGTGCTGGAGACCATCTACCTGCAGCTCAACCAGGCCGAGCAGCAGCTGGAGCATGAGCTCGACGCCGCCGACCCGGTGCGCGCGCTGTCGCAGCTGATCGACTTCGTCTGGCAGTACTACCTGGACCATCCCGAGTTCGTCGCCATCCTGACCAGCGAGAACATGAGCCAGGGCAAGCACGCGAAGAAGTCGGTGCGGCTGCGCGAGATCTCCAGCTACGCGCTGTCGGTGCTCGACGGCATCCTCGCGCGCGGCAAGGCCGCCGGGCTGTTCCGCGCGGACGCCGGCGCGCGCGACGTCTATATGGTGATCGCTTCGCTCGGCTACTTCTACAACTCCAACCATCATACGCTCAGCGCCTTCCTGGGCGAGCCCATGATGAGCCCGCCCGCGCTGGCGCACTGGCGCGATGTGATCCAGCAGACCGTGCTGCGCGCAGTGGCCATGCCCGGCGCGGTGGCGCAAGCGCAGCTGCCGCCCGCCACCGCGCCGCGCAAGGCGGCACGCGGCAAACGCGCGGCGGCAGGCTGA
- a CDS encoding N-carbamoylsarcosine amidohydrolase — translation MDDAVQTYQRQGFGAAMELKAPYGLLIIDFVNGFADPAVFGGGNIPEAIRNTQALLRAAREHGWPVAHSRIVFADDDSDHNIFTLKVPGMLTLKEAGHNSQIVPELAPAAGELVVRKTVPSAFFGTSLAAWLTQRGVQTLLVAGCVTSGCVRASVVDAMSLGFRPLVVSDCVGDRALGPHEANLFDMAQKYATVLTRDEALAQLLGARAAA, via the coding sequence ATGGATGACGCAGTGCAGACTTACCAGCGCCAGGGCTTCGGCGCGGCGATGGAACTGAAAGCGCCGTACGGGCTGCTGATCATCGACTTCGTCAACGGCTTTGCCGATCCGGCGGTATTCGGCGGCGGCAATATTCCCGAGGCCATCCGCAATACCCAGGCGCTGCTGCGTGCCGCGCGCGAGCACGGCTGGCCGGTGGCGCACAGCCGCATCGTGTTTGCCGACGACGACAGCGACCACAACATCTTCACGCTGAAGGTGCCGGGCATGCTGACGCTGAAGGAAGCTGGCCACAACAGCCAGATCGTGCCCGAGCTGGCGCCGGCGGCCGGTGAACTGGTGGTGCGCAAGACGGTGCCGTCGGCGTTCTTCGGCACGTCGCTGGCAGCGTGGCTGACGCAGCGCGGCGTGCAGACGCTGCTGGTGGCGGGTTGCGTCACCAGCGGCTGCGTGCGCGCCAGCGTGGTCGATGCGATGTCGCTGGGCTTCCGCCCGCTGGTGGTGTCCGACTGCGTGGGTGACCGCGCGCTCGGGCCGCATGAGGCCAACCTGTTCGACATGGCGCAGAAATACGCCACGGTGCTGACGCGCGACGAGGCGCTGGCGCAGCTTCTGGGCGCGCGGGCCGCGGCCTGA
- a CDS encoding 2,5-dihydroxypyridine 5,6-dioxygenase, translated as MPVSDYDLTTAWQQVLTLSKLQPGQTVTVLTGAATHPQTLRTAMVAAASMGAIVNRLDLPPVNGDKALSRDALAYLGTTPLTGNPAAIAALKASDLVLDLMTLLFSPEQHEILSGGTKILLAVEPPEVLARLVPTEADRARVKAASARLGKAREMHIVSDAGMDLRCRLGEFPAISEYGFVDEPGRWDHWPSGFVLTWPDEGGTDGTIVLDRGDILLPMKSYLQAPIRITVEAGYVRRIEGGVDAELLADYMASFNDPEAYAMSHIGWGLQPRASWSALAMYDREATIGMDARAYEGNFLCSFGPNNEAGGSRTTACHIDIPVRHCTVSLDGEPVVVRGKVMDGHHAPSASLYQADKDSRHG; from the coding sequence ATGCCCGTAAGCGATTACGACCTGACGACTGCGTGGCAGCAGGTGCTGACGCTGTCGAAGCTGCAGCCCGGACAGACCGTCACCGTGCTGACCGGCGCCGCCACGCATCCGCAGACGCTGCGCACGGCAATGGTGGCGGCGGCGTCGATGGGCGCCATCGTCAACCGGCTCGACCTGCCGCCGGTCAATGGCGACAAGGCGCTGAGCCGCGATGCGCTGGCCTACCTCGGCACCACCCCGCTGACCGGCAACCCGGCGGCGATTGCCGCGTTGAAGGCGAGCGACCTGGTGCTGGACCTGATGACGCTGCTGTTCTCGCCCGAGCAGCACGAGATCCTGTCCGGCGGCACCAAGATCCTGCTGGCGGTGGAGCCGCCCGAAGTGCTGGCGCGGCTGGTGCCGACCGAGGCCGACCGCGCCCGCGTCAAGGCCGCCAGCGCGCGGCTGGGCAAGGCGCGCGAGATGCATATCGTGTCCGACGCCGGCATGGACCTGCGCTGCCGCCTGGGCGAATTCCCCGCGATCAGCGAGTATGGCTTTGTCGACGAACCCGGGCGCTGGGACCACTGGCCGAGCGGTTTCGTGCTGACCTGGCCCGACGAGGGCGGCACCGACGGCACCATCGTGCTGGACCGCGGCGACATCCTGCTGCCGATGAAGTCCTATCTGCAGGCGCCGATCCGCATCACGGTCGAGGCGGGCTACGTGCGCCGCATCGAAGGCGGCGTCGATGCCGAGCTGCTGGCCGACTACATGGCCTCGTTCAACGACCCGGAGGCGTATGCCATGTCGCATATCGGCTGGGGCCTGCAGCCGCGCGCGAGCTGGTCGGCGCTGGCGATGTACGACCGCGAGGCCACCATCGGCATGGATGCGCGCGCGTATGAAGGCAACTTCCTGTGCTCGTTCGGCCCCAACAACGAAGCGGGCGGCAGCCGCACCACCGCCTGCCATATCGATATTCCCGTGCGCCATTGCACCGTCAGCCTCGACGGCGAGCCGGTGGTGGTGCGCGGCAAGGTGATGGACGGGCACCATGCCCCGTCCGCATCGCTCTACCAGGCAGACAAGGACTCCCGCCATGGATGA
- a CDS encoding alpha/beta fold hydrolase has product MADSTFLYGAHVHANGIRQHYLRYGGQAGARVQRDAVIIVPGITSPAVTWGFVGERFGQQFDTYVLDVRGRGLSQAGPELDYSLDAQAADVVAFAAALGLQRYAVVGHSMGARIGIRAARTRPAGLTRLVLVDPPVSGPGRRPYPSQLPWYIDSIRLAQQGIDAEGMRRFCPTWTEDQLRLRAQWLHTCDERAILASFNGFHEDDIHADLPHVAVPALLMTAGRGDVIRAEDVQEMRTLLPALLVAHVADAGHMIPWDDEAGFYRAFGDFLGAPLD; this is encoded by the coding sequence ATGGCAGACAGCACTTTTCTCTACGGCGCCCACGTCCACGCCAACGGCATCCGCCAGCATTACCTGCGCTATGGCGGGCAGGCGGGCGCACGCGTGCAGCGCGATGCCGTCATCATCGTGCCGGGCATCACCAGCCCCGCGGTGACCTGGGGCTTTGTCGGCGAGCGCTTCGGGCAGCAGTTCGACACCTATGTGCTCGACGTGCGCGGCCGTGGCCTGTCGCAGGCCGGGCCGGAGCTGGACTACAGCCTCGATGCGCAGGCCGCCGACGTGGTGGCGTTTGCCGCGGCACTTGGGCTGCAGCGCTATGCCGTGGTCGGCCATTCGATGGGCGCGCGCATCGGCATCCGCGCCGCGCGCACCAGGCCCGCGGGGCTGACGCGGCTGGTGCTGGTCGATCCGCCGGTGTCGGGTCCGGGACGCCGCCCCTATCCGTCGCAGCTGCCGTGGTACATCGACTCGATCCGGCTGGCGCAGCAAGGCATCGACGCCGAGGGCATGCGCCGCTTCTGCCCGACCTGGACCGAAGACCAGCTGCGCCTGCGCGCGCAATGGCTGCATACCTGCGACGAGCGCGCGATCCTGGCCAGCTTCAACGGTTTCCATGAGGACGATATCCACGCCGACCTGCCGCACGTCGCCGTGCCGGCGCTGCTGATGACCGCCGGCCGCGGCGACGTGATCCGAGCCGAAGACGTGCAGGAGATGCGCACGCTGCTGCCGGCATTGCTGGTCGCGCACGTTGCCGATGCCGGCCACATGATCCCGTGGGACGACGAGGCCGGCTTCTACCGCGCCTTCGGCGACTTCCTCGGCGCACCACTGGACTGA
- a CDS encoding Asp/Glu racemase, whose protein sequence is MQKVFRIGQIVPSSNTTMETEIPAMLAARQLVRPERFTFHSSRMRMKKVVKEELAAMDAESDRCAVELSDARVDVLGYACLVAIMAMGHGYHRVSEQRLQAHTAANGGDAPVITSAGALVDALKVMGAKRIAVVAPYMKPLTELVVDYIRNEGYEVVDYRALEIPDNLEVGRHDPAKLPGIVAQMNTADADVIVLSACVQMPSLPAVAKVEAMTGKPVVTAAVATTYALLKRLGLEPVVPGAGALLSGAY, encoded by the coding sequence GTGCAGAAAGTTTTCCGAATCGGCCAGATCGTGCCGAGCTCCAATACCACCATGGAAACCGAGATCCCGGCGATGCTGGCCGCGCGCCAGCTGGTGCGCCCGGAGCGCTTCACCTTCCATTCGAGCCGGATGCGGATGAAGAAGGTGGTCAAGGAAGAGCTGGCGGCCATGGATGCCGAATCCGACCGCTGCGCGGTGGAGCTGAGCGACGCCCGCGTCGATGTGCTCGGCTACGCCTGCCTGGTGGCGATCATGGCGATGGGCCACGGCTACCACCGCGTCTCCGAGCAGCGCCTGCAGGCGCATACCGCCGCGAATGGCGGCGACGCCCCGGTGATCACCAGCGCCGGCGCGCTGGTCGATGCGCTCAAGGTGATGGGCGCCAAGCGCATCGCGGTGGTGGCGCCGTACATGAAGCCGCTGACCGAACTGGTGGTGGACTACATCCGCAACGAAGGCTACGAGGTGGTCGACTACCGCGCGCTGGAGATCCCCGACAACCTCGAAGTCGGCCGCCATGACCCGGCCAAGCTGCCCGGGATCGTCGCGCAGATGAACACCGCCGACGCCGACGTGATCGTGCTGTCCGCCTGCGTGCAGATGCCGTCGCTGCCGGCGGTGGCCAAGGTCGAGGCCATGACCGGCAAGCCGGTCGTCACCGCCGCCGTTGCCACCACCTATGCGCTGCTCAAGCGCCTGGGGCTGGAGCCGGTGGTGCCGGGCGCCGGCGCGCTGCTGTCGGGCGCGTACTGA
- a CDS encoding FAD-dependent monooxygenase, producing the protein MQGKPRIAVVGAGLGGTAAAALLQRAGFQVRLYEQAPAFSRLGAGIHVGPNVMKIMRRIGIEDALNDMGCHPDYWYSRDGLTGEVIAQIPLGDYAVRHYGASYLTVHRGDFHKLLTDAVAPGTLFFNKKLESVTDQGDVVQLRFTDGTVEEADIVIGADGVNSRIRETLLGAEPPKYTGYVAHRAVFPISRVKGFTHERCTKWWTDDRHMMVYFDTSKLDEIYYVTGVPEPAWDMSKSWVPSSIEEMRAAFDGWHQGVQSLIEGTVEVTKWPLLERDPLPLWSRGRLVLLGDACHPMKPHMAQGAAMAIEDAAMLTRCFTEAGTDDYAAAFALYEANRAERAGKVQLVSHNNTWLRSNENPDWCFGYDVFNVPLVSAGSKPLSEAA; encoded by the coding sequence GTGCAAGGCAAACCGCGAATCGCAGTTGTCGGCGCCGGACTCGGAGGGACGGCCGCGGCCGCCCTGCTGCAGCGAGCCGGCTTCCAAGTCAGGCTGTATGAGCAGGCACCGGCGTTCTCGCGCCTGGGCGCGGGCATCCATGTCGGGCCCAACGTGATGAAGATCATGCGGCGCATCGGCATCGAGGACGCGCTCAACGACATGGGCTGCCACCCCGACTACTGGTACAGCCGCGACGGCCTCACCGGCGAGGTGATCGCGCAGATCCCGCTGGGCGACTATGCGGTGCGGCACTATGGCGCCAGCTACCTGACCGTGCATCGCGGCGACTTCCACAAGCTGCTGACCGACGCCGTCGCGCCCGGCACGCTGTTCTTCAACAAGAAGCTGGAAAGCGTCACCGACCAGGGCGACGTGGTGCAGCTGCGCTTCACCGACGGCACCGTCGAAGAGGCCGATATCGTGATCGGCGCCGACGGCGTCAACTCGCGCATCCGCGAAACGCTGCTGGGCGCCGAGCCGCCCAAGTACACCGGCTACGTCGCGCACCGCGCGGTGTTCCCGATCTCCCGCGTCAAGGGCTTCACGCACGAGCGCTGCACCAAGTGGTGGACCGACGACCGCCACATGATGGTCTACTTCGACACCAGCAAGCTCGACGAGATCTACTACGTCACCGGCGTGCCCGAGCCCGCATGGGACATGAGCAAGAGCTGGGTGCCGAGCAGCATCGAAGAGATGCGCGCGGCCTTCGACGGCTGGCACCAGGGCGTGCAATCGCTGATCGAAGGCACGGTCGAAGTGACCAAGTGGCCGCTGCTCGAGCGCGACCCGCTGCCGCTGTGGAGCCGGGGCCGCCTGGTGCTGCTGGGCGATGCCTGCCACCCGATGAAGCCGCACATGGCGCAGGGCGCAGCGATGGCGATCGAGGACGCCGCCATGCTGACGCGCTGCTTCACCGAAGCCGGCACCGACGACTACGCGGCCGCCTTCGCGCTGTACGAGGCCAACCGCGCCGAGCGCGCCGGCAAGGTGCAGCTGGTTTCGCACAACAACACCTGGCTGCGCAGCAACGAGAACCCGGACTGGTGTTTCGGCTACGATGTGTTCAACGTGCCGCTGGTGTCGGCCGGGAGCAAGCCGCTGTCCGAAGCCGCCTGA
- a CDS encoding (2Fe-2S)-binding protein, whose translation MNTPRPLTLQVNHAEHTLEVAPDTPLLYILRNDLCCNGPKYGCGLGQCGACTVLVDGLPARSCVLPVKAVVGHAVTTLEGLGTAQHPDPVQQAFIDEQAAQCGYCLNGMIMTAKALLAQNPDPDEAQIREALRFNLCRCGTHVEIVRAVRRAAVLQRQAAQGAVS comes from the coding sequence ATGAACACGCCCCGCCCCCTGACCCTGCAGGTCAACCACGCCGAGCACACGCTCGAGGTGGCGCCTGACACGCCGCTGCTCTACATCCTGCGCAACGACCTGTGCTGCAACGGGCCCAAGTATGGTTGCGGCCTGGGCCAGTGCGGCGCCTGCACGGTGCTGGTGGACGGCCTGCCCGCGCGCTCCTGCGTGCTGCCGGTCAAGGCCGTGGTGGGCCACGCGGTGACCACGCTCGAGGGGCTGGGCACGGCACAGCATCCCGACCCGGTACAGCAGGCGTTCATCGACGAGCAGGCCGCGCAATGCGGCTACTGCCTCAACGGCATGATCATGACCGCCAAGGCGCTGCTGGCGCAGAACCCCGACCCCGACGAAGCGCAGATCCGCGAAGCCTTGCGCTTCAACCTGTGCCGTTGCGGCACGCATGTGGAAATCGTGCGCGCGGTGCGGCGGGCCGCGGTGCTGCAGCGGCAGGCCGCGCAAGGGGCGGTGTCGTGA